One uncultured Alphaproteobacteria bacterium genomic region harbors:
- a CDS encoding conserved hypothetical protein (Evidence 4 : Homologs of previously reported genes of unknown function), translating into MCAFPKCGKHLTYDAKVGADTYVGEAAHIAGEKPGAARYDATMTDEQRDSVHNLIYLCTDDHTIIDKVEADWPTSVLQELKAKHEKQVRQAMEEAFADVAFPELQNAVSWVANQAPAANGSFDLTAPDEKIKKNALSNGSRHIIAAGLTSRATVADYVEAEAQLDSDFPERLKAGFLEEYYARRKEGHKGDELFELMCAFAQRGLRRQADKTAGIAVLIYLFEICDVFEK; encoded by the coding sequence GTGTGCGCGTTTCCGAAGTGCGGCAAGCACCTCACCTATGACGCCAAGGTAGGCGCTGACACTTATGTCGGCGAAGCAGCCCATATCGCCGGGGAGAAGCCGGGGGCTGCAAGGTACGACGCGACAATGACGGACGAACAGCGCGATAGCGTCCATAATCTCATCTACCTCTGCACCGACGACCACACCATCATCGACAAGGTCGAAGCCGATTGGCCGACCTCCGTACTTCAGGAACTGAAGGCGAAGCACGAAAAGCAGGTCCGCCAAGCAATGGAGGAGGCTTTTGCCGATGTGGCTTTCCCCGAACTTCAAAACGCCGTCTCCTGGGTCGCCAACCAAGCTCCCGCGGCCAATGGGTCGTTCGATCTCACCGCGCCTGACGAGAAAATCAAAAAGAATGCTCTCTCGAACGGGTCGCGACATATCATTGCAGCCGGCCTTACCTCGCGCGCGACCGTAGCCGACTATGTCGAAGCCGAAGCGCAGCTCGATTCCGACTTCCCGGAACGGCTCAAAGCCGGCTTCCTCGAGGAATATTATGCCCGTCGGAAGGAGGGCCATAAGGGCGACGAACTGTTCGAGTTAATGTGCGCCTTCGCCCAGCGCGGCCTGCGCCGTCAGGCCGATAAAACGGCCGGGATCGCCGTGCTGATCTATCTGTTCGAAATCTGCGATGTGTTCGAGAAATGA
- a CDS encoding conserved exported hypothetical protein (Evidence 4 : Homologs of previously reported genes of unknown function) has product MIRAVRANKRGFHTATFAAGVNLVLADRSSAAGDKDTTNALGKSTLIEIIDFCLASNTSPGKGLRIEALQGWAFTLELTVGGNDVAVTRSPDAPGFFAIEGPTVGWPVQPSPNKEGMPGLDTKKWRAVLAWTLFGISELASESSYKPSARSLLSYFVRNQSAAYNIPFKHFDNQKTWDIQVHNAFLLGLNWEKAATWQQLKDQKNALDALKQAIKTGAVDGELASLGELEAERLRLTTQLDREREALSNFRVLPQYREIEAQANILTSEIHGLVNANIIDKRRLERYRESFVSEDAPTADRLEALYDEAGIALPGAVRKTLADARAFNEKIVANRREFIAGEIAALEAAVVERDTQIVTLTDRRAGYLAALAGQGALEELTQLQEFHATTRLKVDELTNRITQLRQMTTKADTIKVETVALKRATTLDYEERRALWSQALSLFSEFSESLYKAAGRLVIDIDDTGYKFDVEIAGSPSEGISKMKIFCYDLMLISFARQRGLGIDFLIHDSTIFDGVDPRQRAHALELAAAMAEKYGFQYICALNTDMVPIGDFSPDFDFEPLVRLRLTDTDPTGSLLGFRY; this is encoded by the coding sequence ATGATTCGAGCGGTGCGCGCAAATAAGCGAGGCTTCCACACCGCTACGTTCGCAGCCGGCGTCAATCTGGTGCTCGCCGATCGTTCTTCGGCGGCGGGCGACAAGGACACGACCAACGCACTCGGCAAATCGACACTAATTGAAATCATCGACTTCTGCTTGGCGAGCAACACCTCGCCGGGAAAAGGCCTTCGCATTGAGGCCCTGCAGGGATGGGCCTTTACCCTCGAACTGACTGTTGGAGGCAACGACGTCGCCGTCACTCGGTCGCCCGACGCGCCGGGATTCTTCGCCATCGAGGGGCCGACCGTCGGTTGGCCGGTACAGCCCTCTCCCAACAAGGAGGGCATGCCGGGGCTCGACACCAAGAAGTGGAGAGCGGTTCTCGCCTGGACTCTTTTCGGGATCAGCGAACTCGCATCGGAGTCCAGCTACAAGCCGTCTGCTCGCTCGCTGCTCTCATATTTCGTCCGAAATCAGTCGGCCGCCTACAACATCCCGTTCAAACATTTCGACAATCAGAAGACCTGGGACATCCAGGTGCACAATGCGTTCCTGCTCGGCCTTAACTGGGAAAAGGCTGCCACTTGGCAGCAGCTAAAGGACCAAAAGAATGCGCTCGACGCACTGAAGCAGGCGATCAAGACCGGCGCGGTCGATGGAGAACTCGCCTCCCTCGGGGAACTCGAAGCCGAACGTCTTCGCCTCACCACCCAACTCGATCGCGAACGCGAGGCCTTGTCGAATTTCCGCGTTCTGCCTCAGTACCGTGAAATTGAAGCGCAGGCGAACATCCTCACCAGCGAGATCCATGGCTTGGTGAATGCCAATATCATCGATAAGCGGCGCCTGGAACGCTATCGAGAGTCCTTTGTGAGCGAGGACGCGCCAACCGCCGACCGGCTCGAAGCTCTATATGACGAAGCGGGCATCGCTTTGCCGGGCGCCGTGAGGAAAACGCTCGCGGACGCGCGTGCATTCAATGAAAAGATCGTAGCCAATCGTCGCGAATTCATCGCTGGCGAAATTGCCGCGCTGGAGGCAGCGGTAGTCGAGCGAGACACTCAGATCGTTACGCTGACAGATCGGCGCGCCGGATATCTGGCCGCACTTGCCGGACAGGGTGCGCTCGAGGAACTGACTCAGTTGCAGGAGTTCCATGCAACAACCCGCCTCAAGGTTGACGAGCTTACAAACCGGATCACTCAGCTTCGCCAGATGACCACCAAAGCGGACACGATCAAGGTCGAGACCGTCGCGCTCAAACGAGCTACGACGCTCGACTATGAGGAGCGGCGCGCGCTGTGGTCTCAAGCGCTAAGTCTGTTCTCGGAATTTTCCGAGAGCCTCTACAAGGCTGCTGGTCGCCTGGTGATCGACATTGACGATACCGGCTACAAGTTCGACGTCGAGATTGCTGGCAGCCCTAGCGAGGGCATCAGCAAGATGAAAATCTTCTGCTACGATCTTATGCTTATATCCTTTGCCCGACAACGCGGCTTGGGCATCGACTTCCTTATCCACGACAGTACGATCTTTGACGGCGTCGATCCGCGGCAGCGAGCCCACGCACTCGAATTGGCCGCCGCCATGGCGGAGAAATACGGCTTCCAATACATCTGCGCACTCAACACCGACATGGTTCCGATCGGCGACTTTTCGCCGGACTTCGACTTCGAGCCATTGGTTCGACTTCGCTTGACTGACACCGATCCGACGGGCAGCCTGCTCGGTTTCCGGTACTGA
- a CDS encoding conserved hypothetical protein (Evidence 4 : Homologs of previously reported genes of unknown function) yields MFKVGTAVAGKGEAARGVIHVGELALGASVDIPVLVIRGMKDGPTFWINGAVHGDEINGFMAVKTLAASLDAARLRGTVVATPLSNPLAVQWRNKINPYDFLDMDQQFPGDPAGQYTQRAAHALFSEVKTNADCLVNFHTVATQFAAQPYTVFKIAPSLKPEVRERIETMALAFGAHANCRVDLATATGEVPGGVAGGLDIQCALQGIPAFMAEIGSGGKFEADNIAFAAKGLRNIMSKLGMIDDPYVAPSGQLLVTRRAFLYCTRAGFLSMEAAPGDVLAAGARIARIEDLWDEREAVTVAGSSYVLMSRVNPVVHTGDRVAFLGLDWQQIN; encoded by the coding sequence ATGTTCAAGGTCGGAACCGCCGTCGCGGGCAAAGGCGAAGCCGCGCGCGGCGTCATCCATGTCGGCGAGCTTGCGCTCGGCGCGAGCGTCGATATTCCCGTCCTGGTGATCCGGGGCATGAAGGACGGGCCGACGTTCTGGATCAACGGCGCGGTCCACGGCGACGAGATCAACGGCTTCATGGCGGTCAAGACCCTCGCCGCGAGCCTCGACGCCGCCCGCCTGCGCGGCACCGTGGTCGCGACGCCGCTGTCGAATCCGCTGGCGGTGCAGTGGCGCAACAAGATCAACCCCTACGATTTTCTCGACATGGATCAGCAGTTCCCGGGAGACCCGGCGGGGCAATACACCCAGCGCGCGGCGCACGCGCTGTTTTCGGAGGTCAAGACCAACGCCGACTGCCTCGTCAACTTCCACACCGTCGCGACCCAGTTCGCCGCGCAGCCCTACACGGTGTTCAAGATCGCGCCGTCGCTGAAGCCCGAAGTGCGCGAACGGATCGAGACCATGGCGCTCGCCTTCGGCGCGCACGCCAACTGCCGCGTCGATCTCGCGACCGCGACCGGCGAAGTCCCCGGCGGCGTCGCCGGCGGGCTCGACATCCAATGCGCGCTTCAGGGCATTCCCGCGTTCATGGCGGAGATCGGCTCGGGCGGAAAGTTCGAGGCGGACAACATCGCCTTCGCCGCCAAGGGCCTGCGCAACATCATGTCGAAACTCGGCATGATCGACGACCCCTACGTCGCCCCTTCGGGTCAGCTTCTCGTGACCCGGCGCGCCTTCCTCTACTGCACCCGGGCGGGTTTCCTCAGCATGGAAGCGGCGCCCGGCGACGTTCTCGCCGCCGGCGCCCGGATCGCGCGGATCGAAGACCTGTGGGACGAACGCGAAGCCGTGACCGTCGCCGGATCGTCCTACGTGCTGATGTCGCGCGTCAACCCGGTGGTCCACACCGGCGACCGGGTCGCGTTCCTCGGGCTCGACTGGCAGCAGATCAACTGA
- a CDS encoding conserved hypothetical protein (Evidence 4 : Homologs of previously reported genes of unknown function) produces the protein MKATIISVPDRIMKRARATGRGGVFTPSDFLDMAARAAVDQALSRLVKSGKLRRLARGLYDFPKVHPKLGLLSPTPDDVAQALARETGSQVQISGARAANALGLTTQVPAKSTYLTDGPSRRVVLGKRVVDLRHASPKHLIAPGSAAGTVVQALRHVGHVRAADVAQVAARRLSATDKKTLALTAVQAPAWMRPTLVTIANASLADVDG, from the coding sequence GTGAAAGCGACTATTATATCTGTTCCCGATCGGATCATGAAGCGCGCCCGCGCTACCGGGCGCGGCGGCGTTTTCACGCCCAGCGATTTCCTAGACATGGCGGCCCGTGCGGCGGTCGATCAAGCCCTTTCCAGGCTAGTCAAGAGCGGCAAGCTACGCCGTCTTGCCCGCGGCCTTTACGATTTCCCGAAGGTTCATCCAAAGCTCGGCCTGCTTTCGCCGACGCCAGATGATGTCGCACAGGCATTGGCGCGTGAGACCGGATCGCAGGTTCAGATCTCAGGCGCTCGCGCCGCAAACGCTCTCGGCCTCACCACTCAGGTGCCGGCAAAGAGCACCTATCTGACGGATGGTCCATCGCGACGAGTTGTGCTGGGAAAGCGAGTTGTCGATCTTCGACACGCCTCGCCCAAGCACCTGATCGCACCCGGTAGTGCAGCCGGTACCGTCGTTCAGGCTCTTCGCCATGTCGGCCACGTGCGCGCTGCCGACGTCGCGCAAGTCGCCGCGCGCCGGCTTTCGGCCACCGACAAGAAGACGCTGGCTTTGACCGCCGTTCAAGCGCCTGCCTGGATGCGGCCGACTCTCGTCACGATCGCCAACGCGAGTTTGGCCGATGTCGATGGATAA
- a CDS encoding putative Trap transporter solute receptor, taxi family (Evidence 3 : Function proposed based on presence of conserved amino acid motif, structural feature or limited homology), whose translation MGILRKHGAAGAVFAALLAGIVGVSPTFAAEPAGKPKMVTISTFDVGSSGYAEMSAVNDAVFKTFDVKVRNVPIGNSVAQLTATRSGTTQLWQSCSAHYPAFEGIQDYGTAQWGPQSLRIVYMSNRVANFSPAATKSSGVTKLADIKGKRLAWIIGDAAINMQTEAYLAFAGLTLKDVRLVEFPGYTASLRGMISGQVDVALAASSSTGTYEVEASPVGLVWLPVPHADAEGWARIQDTAPFVAPVNVTSGAGIAKGETLEGGTYPCPVIMAYAKQSADLVYWYTKMVVESWESYRDTTASGAYWQIDRALKGRQVEPWHEGAVRYFKEIGKWTPELEARQQYLLKRDSVLAAGWEAAKTSFAATGKDAKEFPAYWSEQRTAALKAAGLPLF comes from the coding sequence ATGGGGATCTTGCGTAAACACGGAGCGGCGGGAGCGGTCTTCGCCGCCCTTCTCGCCGGCATCGTCGGTGTATCGCCAACGTTCGCCGCCGAGCCCGCCGGAAAGCCGAAGATGGTGACGATCTCGACGTTCGACGTCGGCTCGTCGGGCTACGCCGAAATGTCCGCGGTGAACGACGCGGTCTTCAAGACGTTCGACGTCAAGGTCCGCAACGTGCCGATCGGCAACAGCGTCGCCCAGCTCACCGCGACCCGCTCGGGCACCACGCAGCTCTGGCAGAGCTGCTCGGCCCACTATCCCGCGTTCGAGGGCATTCAGGACTACGGCACCGCCCAGTGGGGGCCGCAGTCGCTGCGCATCGTCTACATGTCGAACCGCGTCGCCAACTTCTCGCCCGCCGCGACGAAATCGAGCGGCGTGACCAAGCTCGCCGACATCAAGGGCAAGCGCCTCGCGTGGATCATCGGCGACGCCGCCATCAACATGCAGACCGAGGCCTACCTCGCGTTCGCCGGCCTGACCCTCAAGGACGTGCGGCTCGTCGAGTTCCCCGGCTACACCGCGAGCCTGCGCGGCATGATCTCGGGCCAGGTCGACGTGGCCCTCGCCGCCTCGTCCTCGACCGGCACCTACGAGGTCGAAGCGTCTCCGGTCGGGCTCGTCTGGCTGCCGGTTCCGCACGCCGACGCCGAAGGCTGGGCGCGGATTCAGGACACCGCACCGTTCGTCGCCCCGGTCAACGTCACCTCCGGCGCGGGAATCGCCAAGGGCGAAACCCTCGAAGGCGGCACCTATCCCTGCCCGGTGATCATGGCCTACGCCAAGCAGAGCGCCGATCTCGTCTACTGGTACACCAAGATGGTGGTGGAATCCTGGGAGTCCTACAGAGACACCACCGCATCCGGCGCCTATTGGCAGATCGACCGGGCGCTCAAGGGGCGTCAGGTCGAACCCTGGCACGAAGGCGCGGTCCGCTACTTCAAGGAAATCGGCAAATGGACGCCCGAGCTCGAAGCGCGCCAGCAGTACCTGCTGAAGCGTGACTCGGTGCTCGCGGCCGGTTGGGAAGCCGCCAAGACGAGCTTCGCCGCCACCGGGAAGGACGCGAAGGAATTCCCCGCCTACTGGTCCGAGCAGCGCACCGCGGCGCTCAAGGCCGCGGGTCTGCCCCTGTTCTGA
- a CDS encoding conserved hypothetical protein (Evidence 4 : Homologs of previously reported genes of unknown function), producing the protein MILPTKHIPQNEALIGVGATLLAQLSGPMTVSGLWERLRSEPNVGTFERFVLASNLLFLIGAIDIKDGLIVRTAS; encoded by the coding sequence ATGATCCTTCCGACTAAACACATCCCTCAGAATGAAGCGCTGATCGGGGTCGGCGCGACGCTTCTCGCTCAGCTGAGCGGCCCCATGACTGTGTCCGGTCTGTGGGAGCGTCTGCGTAGCGAGCCGAACGTGGGCACGTTCGAGCGCTTCGTTCTAGCCTCCAATCTTCTATTTCTCATTGGCGCCATCGATATCAAAGACGGCCTGATCGTCAGGACAGCGTCATGA
- a CDS encoding Malate dehydrogenase, whose amino-acid sequence MNGTKRIRADVARTAAIDILVQRGVPAVDAGKVADALVAADLRGIDTHGLACLKDYAEALAEGRIKAKPEFAIEHRFPWAATLDADNGLGPLAATEGMEITIAAAEVFGIAATGIRRSNHFGAAGVYAEMAARQGCIGLVAANASAVAAPFGANAPFLGTNPLAIAIPAGEHPPLVLDMATSEGSRKKVRKALQEGREIPAGWALGPDGRPTTDPAQALEGVMLPFGGIKGSGLSLIVDMLAGAATGAEFGGRVLSVMTNRERESGNGHFMLAFKCSAFLDEARFLKNMAEEIARLRALPRANGVDAIRYPGERAARERADRLANGIPMSAALLDTLAELGARRIRVDSPS is encoded by the coding sequence ATGAACGGGACCAAACGCATCCGTGCCGACGTCGCACGCACCGCCGCGATCGACATCCTGGTCCAACGCGGCGTCCCGGCCGTGGATGCCGGGAAGGTGGCCGACGCCCTCGTCGCCGCGGATCTGCGCGGCATCGACACCCACGGCCTCGCCTGTCTCAAGGACTACGCCGAGGCGCTCGCCGAGGGCCGCATCAAGGCGAAGCCGGAATTCGCCATCGAGCACCGCTTCCCCTGGGCCGCCACCCTCGACGCGGACAACGGCCTCGGGCCGCTCGCCGCGACCGAGGGCATGGAGATCACGATCGCCGCCGCCGAGGTTTTCGGCATCGCCGCCACCGGCATCCGCCGCAGCAATCACTTCGGCGCGGCGGGCGTCTATGCGGAAATGGCGGCGCGGCAGGGGTGCATCGGCCTCGTCGCGGCGAACGCCTCAGCGGTTGCCGCTCCGTTCGGGGCGAATGCCCCATTTCTCGGCACCAACCCGCTCGCGATCGCAATTCCGGCGGGCGAGCACCCGCCGCTCGTCCTCGACATGGCGACCAGCGAAGGCTCGCGGAAGAAAGTCCGCAAGGCGCTCCAGGAAGGACGAGAGATCCCTGCCGGCTGGGCGCTCGGCCCCGACGGCCGCCCCACCACCGACCCGGCGCAAGCCCTTGAAGGCGTGATGCTTCCGTTCGGCGGCATCAAAGGCTCGGGGCTGAGCCTGATCGTCGACATGCTGGCGGGGGCGGCGACCGGCGCGGAATTCGGCGGGCGGGTTCTCAGCGTGATGACGAACCGGGAGCGGGAATCCGGAAACGGCCACTTCATGCTGGCGTTCAAATGTTCCGCGTTTCTCGACGAGGCACGCTTCTTGAAGAACATGGCCGAGGAGATCGCCCGGTTGCGCGCCCTGCCGCGCGCGAACGGCGTGGACGCGATCCGTTACCCCGGCGAACGCGCCGCACGCGAACGGGCCGACCGGCTTGCCAACGGCATTCCGATGTCCGCCGCCCTGCTCGACACGCTTGCCGAACTCGGCGCGCGCCGGATTCGCGTCGACTCGCCGTCTTGA
- the suyB gene encoding (2R)-sulfolactate sulfo-lyase subunit beta yields the protein MTMSFLGYRRTDGRVGTRNYVGVLATVACANEVALGIANQVRGTMAFTHQQGCCQTPPDLARVTRTLAGLGCNPNLAAVILVSLGCEGTDVASVAAAIAATGKPVEVLAIQESGGLAKTLAKGTLLAQKLVMDASRIERVECPESDLVLGLKCGSSDTTSGLAPNPALGLAVERLTAAGGTAVMGEVTEFIGAEHILAAQAKDEATGRRILDLVERMENRAKAIGVDMRGGQPTPGNIKGGLTTIEEKSLGAIAKAGRAIVQDVYEYGERPSVKGLVVMDSPGREPELLTGMAAAGCNVIVFTTGRGAPQGFPFVPVLKVTGNRNTWETLVDHMDLSVHEVIDGSESMPTAAGRLYDAILGVAGGVTTKAEVSGYFKAMDIYVTGPVI from the coding sequence TTGACGATGAGCTTTCTCGGATACCGGCGCACCGACGGACGGGTGGGAACCCGCAACTACGTGGGCGTTCTCGCCACCGTCGCCTGCGCGAACGAGGTCGCCCTCGGCATCGCCAACCAGGTGCGCGGCACCATGGCGTTCACCCATCAGCAGGGCTGCTGCCAGACGCCGCCCGATCTCGCGCGCGTCACCCGCACCCTCGCCGGGCTCGGCTGCAACCCCAATCTCGCGGCGGTGATCCTCGTCAGCCTCGGATGCGAGGGCACCGACGTCGCCTCGGTGGCGGCGGCGATCGCGGCGACCGGCAAGCCGGTCGAGGTGCTGGCGATCCAGGAAAGCGGCGGCCTCGCCAAGACCCTCGCGAAGGGCACGCTGCTCGCGCAAAAGCTGGTGATGGACGCCTCGCGTATCGAACGCGTGGAATGCCCGGAGTCCGACCTCGTTCTCGGCCTCAAGTGCGGCAGTTCGGACACCACCTCCGGACTCGCGCCGAACCCGGCCCTCGGCCTCGCGGTCGAGCGCCTGACCGCGGCGGGCGGCACCGCGGTGATGGGCGAAGTCACCGAATTCATCGGCGCGGAACACATCCTCGCCGCCCAAGCCAAGGACGAAGCGACCGGACGCCGCATCCTCGACCTCGTCGAACGCATGGAAAACCGCGCCAAGGCGATCGGCGTCGACATGCGCGGCGGCCAGCCCACCCCCGGCAACATCAAGGGCGGCCTCACCACGATCGAGGAGAAGTCGCTCGGCGCGATCGCCAAGGCGGGCCGGGCGATCGTTCAGGACGTCTACGAGTACGGCGAACGCCCGAGCGTCAAGGGACTGGTGGTGATGGACTCGCCCGGCCGCGAGCCGGAACTGCTGACCGGCATGGCGGCGGCGGGATGCAACGTCATCGTCTTCACCACCGGCCGCGGCGCGCCGCAGGGCTTCCCGTTCGTGCCGGTCCTCAAGGTCACCGGAAACCGCAACACCTGGGAGACTCTGGTCGACCACATGGACCTCTCGGTGCACGAGGTGATCGACGGCAGCGAGAGCATGCCGACCGCCGCCGGACGCCTGTACGACGCGATCCTCGGGGTCGCGGGCGGGGTCACGACCAAGGCGGAAGTCTCGGGATATTTCAAAGCCATGGACATTTACGTCACCGGCCCGGTGATCTGA
- a CDS encoding conserved membrane hypothetical protein (Evidence 4 : Homologs of previously reported genes of unknown function), with amino-acid sequence MMKRSLGPFWTGLSTVVGVAFVALSCYQMFALAPNGFVLQENSYYYALVGLALAQVYIHRKPYASAPDRVAWYDVALAALSLALCLFFSWNGYNITIGGWMFAPPNDLVSGAAIVLPFLVLEALRRCAGKALLAICAFFMVYPAFADHMPSFLEGQSLPLATVFTFHSLSPQSLIGIPMQVVGSLLIGYIVFGIVLAETGGGKFFLDLSFSALGRYRGGAGKVAVIASALFGSISGSAVSNVITIGGVTIPAMKRSGIPARSAGAIEACASTGGVLMPPIMGAAAFLMAQFLEVPYLEVAIAAVIPSLLYYFGLLIQLDSLAARQNIKGLDPSEIPSARRVFAAGWPFAAVFAVLGLFLFLRREEQAPYFAVLFVFACLALRKSTRLGLSSYLDLLAKTAGSIADLAVTIGAVGFIIGSMSLTGIGASISGELVSLAGGNVYLMLIMGAFASFILGMGMTTSACYIFLAIVLAPGLVAQGFNQMCVHMFILYWAMTSNITPPVGMACFPAASIAEAPFMQVGKNAMTFGFVLYLIPFVFVVQPAMLFQSTSAVECAYYICTAFLGVFVAASAIGRYMAGIGHLPLAVCALLVPLGLVLTGPFSPEITIAAVAATGALLFFQKRRNALTSSPTAAH; translated from the coding sequence ATGATGAAAAGATCGCTTGGCCCCTTCTGGACCGGTCTCAGCACGGTCGTCGGCGTCGCCTTCGTCGCGCTCTCCTGCTATCAGATGTTCGCGCTGGCGCCGAACGGTTTCGTGCTCCAGGAGAACAGCTATTACTATGCCCTGGTGGGCCTCGCCCTCGCGCAGGTCTATATCCACCGCAAGCCCTACGCGTCCGCGCCGGACCGCGTCGCCTGGTACGACGTCGCCCTCGCCGCTCTGTCGCTCGCCCTCTGTCTGTTCTTCTCCTGGAACGGCTACAACATCACCATCGGCGGATGGATGTTCGCGCCGCCGAACGATCTCGTTTCTGGCGCCGCGATCGTCCTGCCGTTCCTCGTGCTCGAGGCGCTGCGTCGCTGCGCGGGCAAGGCGCTTCTCGCGATCTGCGCCTTCTTCATGGTCTATCCGGCCTTCGCCGACCATATGCCGTCGTTTCTCGAAGGGCAGAGCCTGCCGCTCGCGACCGTCTTCACGTTCCACTCCCTCAGCCCGCAAAGCCTGATCGGCATTCCGATGCAGGTGGTCGGCTCCCTGCTGATCGGCTACATCGTCTTCGGCATCGTGCTGGCGGAAACCGGCGGCGGTAAGTTCTTCCTCGACCTATCGTTCAGCGCCCTCGGCCGCTACCGCGGCGGTGCGGGCAAGGTTGCGGTGATCGCCAGCGCCCTGTTCGGCAGCATCAGCGGCAGCGCGGTTTCGAACGTCATCACCATCGGCGGCGTCACCATCCCGGCGATGAAGCGTTCGGGCATTCCCGCGCGATCCGCGGGCGCGATCGAGGCCTGCGCCTCCACCGGCGGCGTGCTGATGCCGCCGATCATGGGCGCGGCGGCCTTCCTCATGGCGCAGTTTCTCGAGGTGCCCTACCTCGAGGTCGCGATCGCGGCGGTCATCCCGTCGCTGCTCTACTATTTCGGTTTGCTGATTCAGCTCGACTCCCTTGCCGCGCGGCAGAACATCAAGGGCCTCGATCCTTCCGAAATCCCGAGCGCGCGCCGGGTGTTCGCCGCCGGGTGGCCGTTCGCCGCGGTGTTCGCGGTGCTGGGCTTGTTCCTCTTCCTCCGCCGCGAGGAACAGGCGCCCTACTTCGCCGTCCTGTTCGTCTTCGCCTGCCTCGCTCTCCGCAAGAGCACCCGCCTCGGCCTCTCGTCCTACCTCGACCTGCTTGCCAAGACCGCCGGATCGATCGCCGACCTCGCGGTGACGATCGGCGCGGTCGGCTTCATCATCGGGTCGATGAGCCTCACCGGCATCGGCGCGTCGATCTCGGGCGAACTCGTCAGCCTGGCCGGCGGCAACGTCTATCTGATGCTGATCATGGGCGCCTTCGCGAGCTTCATCCTCGGCATGGGGATGACCACCTCGGCGTGTTACATCTTCCTCGCCATCGTTCTGGCGCCCGGGCTGGTCGCCCAGGGCTTCAACCAGATGTGCGTGCACATGTTCATCCTCTACTGGGCGATGACCTCGAACATCACGCCCCCGGTGGGAATGGCCTGCTTCCCCGCCGCGTCGATCGCCGAGGCGCCGTTCATGCAGGTCGGCAAGAACGCGATGACGTTCGGCTTCGTGCTCTACCTCATTCCGTTCGTCTTCGTGGTGCAGCCCGCGATGCTGTTCCAAAGCACCAGCGCGGTCGAATGCGCGTACTACATCTGCACCGCCTTCCTCGGCGTCTTCGTCGCGGCGAGCGCGATCGGCCGATACATGGCGGGGATCGGCCATCTGCCGCTCGCGGTCTGCGCCCTGCTCGTGCCGCTCGGCCTCGTGCTCACCGGGCCGTTCTCGCCCGAGATCACCATCGCGGCGGTCGCCGCCACCGGCGCACTGCTGTTTTTCCAGAAACGCCGCAACGCCCTGACCTCCTCGCCGACCGCCGCCCACTGA